A region from the Cryptococcus decagattii chromosome 5, complete sequence genome encodes:
- a CDS encoding 50S ribosomal protein L4, translating to MKRAARLVPAVSQPLRPCARPAYIPRPTPGPSSSPLALHAFRFASTALPSAPAQPIESPQDLHPNINLEGLAQEADGEIERALAESDANLATWFPTQSGRHEPILLPVSSLASSTPTLPSDSNVVIALPPDVFAQPIRRDILHRCVVWYLSQLRSGTKSTKSRSTVAYSGRKLIPQKGTGKARAGDASSGTRRGGAPIHPIFPKNWAQALPRKVRDLGMRIALSSKLQAGLLRVVPNLNEAGWKGTNEAKRALADGLAFPEAEASEKVQTTKSDVEPLAKDAVEAVEKVNELEGTIPEVTPSAIEPVSIPRFGPAKDLSVLFLYSPFKPSDEIADFVRVTRNIPGVEVLSTEEVQVYDILKYRWLVMEGGAVDWFGGDVFGVDGFEGFEDTNGVEAVDLAREEALKA from the exons ATGAAGAGAGCAGCCCGCCTCGTCCCCGCCGTCTCCCAA CCCCTCCGACCGTGCGCCCGCCCAGCGTACATCCCCAGGCCCACCCCTGGCCCCAGCTCTTCTCCCCTCGCCCTCCATGCCTTCCGATTCGCCTCCACTGCGCTTCCCTCCGCCCCCGCCCAGCCCATAGAATCCCCCCAAGACCTGCATCCTAATATTAACCTTGAAGGATTGGCACAAGAGGCGGACGGAGAGATCGAGCGGGCGCTTGCAGAGAGTGACG CAAACCTTGCGACATGGTTCCCTACTCAGTCCGGCCGGCATGAACCGATCCTCTTGCCCGTGTCCTCCCTCGCATCCTCTACGCCGACTCTCCCGTCTGACAGC AATGTGGTCATTGCTCTCCCTCCCGACGTGTTTGCTCAACCTATCCGACGCGATATTCTCCATCGCTGTGTCGTCTGGTACCTCTCTCAACTTCGAAGT GGTACAAAATCTACCAAATCCCGTTCAACCGTCGCCTACTCTGGCCGAAAACTGATCCCTCAAAAAGGAACCGGTAAAGCCCGAGCTGGTGACGCCTCGTCTGGCACCCGACGCGGTGGTGCACCCATTCACCCCATCTTCCCCAAAAACTGGGCTCAAGCCCTTCCCCGTAAAGTCCGAGACCTTGGTATGCGCATCGCCCTCTCCTCAAAGCTCCAGGCGGGACTGTTAAGGGTCGTTCCCAACTTGAATGAGGCTGGGTGGAAAGGCACAAACGAGGCAAAGAGAGCATTGGCGGACGGGCTTGCGTTCCCTGAGGCTGAGGCTTCAGAGAAGGTGCAAACGACCAAGTCTGATGTGGAACCTCTCGCCAAGGATGCCGTGGAAGCAGTTGAAAAAGTCAACGAGCTTGAAGGGACCATTCCTGAAGTCACTCCGTCAGCAATTGAACCAGTGTCCATTCCCCGATTTGGACCTGCCAAAGACCTCtccgtcctcttcctctactCTCCCTTCAAGCCTTCTGACGAAATCGCCGACTTTGTCCGTGTCACCCGAAACATTCCCGGAGTTGAGGTATTGAGCACAGAAGAAGTACAAGTGTATGACATCCTCAAGTACCGGTGGTTGGTTATGGAAGGTGGAGCCGTGGACTGGTTTGGCGGTGACGTCTTTGGTGTAGATGGATTTGAAGGTTTTGAAGATACCAATGGTGTGGAAGCTGTTGACTTGGCTAGGGAAGAAGCTCTCAAGGCATAA
- a CDS encoding 40S ribosomal protein S16, whose product MSSVQTFGKKKTATAVAHVTPGRGLIRLNGSPISLVEPVVLRYKVYEPVLVLGPERFANMDIRLRVKGGGHVSQLYALRQAIAKGVVAFYAKNEDAASAIELKKALVAYDRTLLVADPRRMEPKKFGGRGARARRQKSYR is encoded by the exons ATGTCCTCCGTGCAGACATTCGGCAAAAAGAAG ACTGCCACGGCTGTGGCTCACGTCACTCCTGGCCGAGGCCTCATCCGACTTAACGGGTCCCCCATCTCCCTCGTCGAGCC TGTCGTCCTCCGATACAAGGTCTACGAACCCGTCCTCGTCCTTGGCCCCGAGAGGTTCGCCAACATGGACATCCGTCTCCGTGTCAAGGGTGGTGGTCACGTCTCTCAGCTCTACGCTCTCCGACAGGCTATCGCCAAGGGCGTTGTTGC CTTCTACGCCAAGAACGAGGATGCCGCCTCTGCTATCgagttgaagaaggctcTTGTTGCCTACGACCGAACTCTCCTCGTCGCCGACCCCAGGCGGATGGAGCCCAAGAAGTTCGGTGGTCGCGGTGCCCGTGCCAGGAGGCAAAAG TCTTACCGATAA